The nucleotide sequence CATGGATTTGCAAATGGGAGCGGACACGGAATCGTTGGGTGCCAGGACTTTTCCCGCTGACGATTCCAGGTCAGCATGCTATGTGATCAGCCTAAATTGGCTGACGCTAAAAAAATGGTAGCGAAGCCAAGCTGTTGGTCGCTGAAATCCGCTCTGCACCGACGATTTCACGTCAGCAATGCTTCGATGTAAACCTGTTCTTGCTGACGGTAGAATGTCGGGGATCACCCAACATTCTGTCGTCCGCGTGACTTTGAATTATGCAGAGGAGCGGACACGGAATCGTTGGGTGCCAGGACTTTTCCCGCTGACGATTCCAGGTCAGCATGCTGTGATGTCAACCTTCTCTTGCTGACGCTAAAATGTCAGCAATTACCAAGCTGTTGTGGGCTGAAATCCTCACTGCAACGACGATCCCATATCCTCGGTTCAGTCGGACGATGGGATATCGTTGGGTGATTTTCATAACCACGGATTTTCATTACATTTGCTTTGCAAAAAATGAAATATGAAAACTTTCTTCATAGCGTTTCTGACGATCATCTGCTCAATTGCTGCATCAGCACAACAAAAATCGCCCGGCAGCGATAGTATTGATGTGATCAGATATTCCATCAATATTGATACGGTTAACATTGCCGGGCAGCAGATTTACGGTTACACCGATGTGTATTTTCAACCGAAAGTGAACAATTTGCAATTCATTCCGCTCGATCTGCTGGAACTAATTGTTGACAGCGTGTTTCTCGAATCAGCACTAAACACAACATGGACCTACAACGACACGCTGCTCATGATCCAGAGCCCGGTGCCAATGGCCATTAATGATACGCTGCATCTTAAAATTTATTATCACGGTCATCCGGTCATTGATCCCAGCGGCTGGGGTGGTTTTTATTTCCAGAGTCCCTATGCCTACAATCTTGGGGTAGGATTCGAAGACAACCCCCACAACTACGGACGCGTCTGGTTCCCATGCATTGATGATTTCACCGATAAGGCACTGTATGAATTGTATGTTCTGACCGATACCAATCAGATGGCCGTGTGCGGTGGAATGCTGCAGGATACAACACATCTGGAGTCTGGCGATCTGATCGCATGGCATTGGGTAATGTCTGAGCCGGTTCCAACCTATATCGTTTCAATTGCTGTTGGGCCCTACGTTTGCGTGACTGACACCTTTGCCGGCGTCAACGGGAATATTCCGATTGATATTTATGTTGCATCGTCTTATGTTGCCAAAGTTCCAGGCACATTTGTCAATCTCAAAAATATTCTGACAGCCTACGAAAACCGCTTTGGGCCTTACATGTGGGAGCGCGTAGGGTATGTTGGAGTTCCATTCAATGCGGGTGCCATGGAACATGCCATGAATATTGCACTGCCCAATGCCAGCATTACAGGCAACACAGCCAACGAATCGCTATGCGCCCATGAACTTTCACACCATTGGTTCGGGGATCTGGTGACGTGTGCCACACCCGAAGAAATGTGGATAAATGAGGGCTGGGCTGTTTTTAGTGAATTTATAATGAAAGAAAGTATATACGGAGTGCCCGCTATGCAGGAATACATCCGCAATGTACACGCCTCTGTGCTTAGAACAGCTCATGTTGATGATGGTGGTTTTTATCCGGTAGGCAATGTCCCGCACAATATCACGTACGGCACAACGGTGTACGACAAAGGCGCTCTGGTGGCGCATACCCTGAGAAACTATATTGGCGATTCCTTGTTTTTTCCAGCATTGAAAGTTTATTTCGATAGTCTGAAATATGGTAATGCCAGTAATAATCAATTGCGCGACATTCTCAGCGACGAAACAGGCATTGATCTGACCGACTTTTTCGACGCCTGGGTGCTGCGTGAAGGATTTCCGCATTTCGATGTTGATTCCATGCATGTAGCGCCAGCCGGAGCAAATTCAACAGTGACTGTATATTTGCGTCAGAAACTCTACGGAACCACACAGTTTGCCAACAGCAACCGCGTGGAACTGACATTTATGGATTCGCTGTGGAACACACACACCGTCACCGCCAGCTTCTCGGGCCAGAGCGGCACCGATGTGTTTACGGTTCCTTTTGCTCCTTCTGTTGTAATTGTTGACATGGATGAAAAAACTGCGGATGCAATTGTCAGCTATAACAAAATCATTACTGCGCCATCCACCGCTGTATTCAACTATGCTTTCGTTGATATTGTTGTAAATAGTCTTTCAGACAGCATTTTTGTCAGAGCTGAACACCACAAGGCTGCCCCGGATCCGCTTGTTTCAAATCCTGAAATTTTCCGTCTTTCGCAAAGCCGCTATTGGCGCGTTACGGGGATGATTCCGGAAGAAACAGACTATCAGCTGAAATTCGACTATAATCGCACTAGCAACTTTTATGACATAGAGTTACTGCCTGATAATGATTGCGTAGATTCGCTTGTGCTCGTCTATCGGCCCGGCCCGGGATTCGATTGGCAAATTTTCCCCTTCACAAAATCAGGAAACGACTACGCCGGCATGTTGACTACTGCTTATGGCCGCACAGGTGAATATGCACTAGCTGTCGGCGAACCCTTTCAAAGCGGAGTTTCTGAAAATGAGGGCACCCTGAAATTGAAATTATTTCCAAATCCATGCTCAGGCCTTCTTCAAATTGAAAATATTCCGGAAAGCTGTGCTGAACTCATCATCAGAGATTTCAACGGCAAGCTTTTGCTTAGACAATCTGTACCAAATGACGCGGCTTCAGCCAGCATCGATATTCGCAGCCTGGCTGCCGGAGAATACCTTGTCAGCTCAATCAGCCATGATGGCAAAGTGGAGTCGTGCTCGACCTTAACGGTTATCGGTGCGAAGTAGTTGTGAGTATCACTCAGCCTTTTCAGAGAAAGGTTTGAAACCGTTTCCGACAATTTCGTTGGCATCGATGACCGTCATAAAGGCATTTGGATCAACTTGTCGGATATAATCCTGCAAAATGGCCACTTCGCGACGGTTAACAACTGTGTAAATCATATCCTTCTCCTCACCGGAGTACATCCCTTTTGCTTTGATAAAAGTCCCGCCCCGATTAAGATCTACCAGGATTTTATTGCTGACTTCGTCAGGCTTGTCTGTAATAATCATACAGGTCTTGTCATAGCTAACACCCTGAATTACAGCATCGACCACTTTGCCCGTGATAAAAATAACTATCCAGCTGTAGAGGGGAATCTTCCAGTCGTCGAAAGCCACCAGGCTGATCATTACAATGGCGGCATCCACTGCGATCATCAACTGTCCAATCGGAATTTTGGTGTATTTGTTCAAAATCATGGCAATGATATCGCTTCCACCCGAGCTGGCTTTTGACTTAAAAATAAGACCGAGACCAAACCCGATGAGTAAGCCGCCAAAAATGGCAGACAACAGCGGATCACCTTCAACCAGAGGCTCATATCCCCAGGTGAATTCAAGCAGCGAAATCCAGCCCGACAACAGAACAAATCCAACTACGGTTTTAGCTCCAAACTTTGGCCCTAGAATCTTTATTGCAATGATTGTCAACGGAATATCAATCAATATCCCCACCAATCCAATGGGGGTATTTATTAAATAATGAAGTACAATAGCAACACCATACACCCCGCCCGGAGCCAGCTTATAAGGCGAAATAAACAGCACAAAACCCGCTGCCATAATGAATGAACCTATAATAATCAGCAGGTAAACACGAAACCATTCCGCTGAAAGGAATTTTTCTTGAGTGATGTAAGACATGGTGGAAATTTTCCGCAAAATTAGCCCTTATATTCATGATAGGCAACGGGTATAAATTGATTTAAGAATTTTCTCAGCCAATTCCTCTGACAATCAACATGGTTCGTATACTATTTTCCAGTTTTTTTCGTTATTAATTGACTTTCGCTTTTTGCGAATGTATCTTTGTAAAAAATTATTACTACTAGATGAAACTATCTGACTTTAAATTTGACTTGCCGCAGGAGTTAATTGCGAATTTTCCTTCAAAAAACAGAGATGAGAGCCGCCTGATGGTTCTGGACCGGAAGACCGGAACAATTCAGCACAAAAAATTCAACGATATTCTCAAGTATTTCGGTGACGGCGACCTGATGATTATCAACAACACAAAGGTGTTTCCCGCCCGCCTGTATGGCCGGAAGGAAAAAACCGGTGCCGTTATCGAAGTGTTTTTACTTCGCGAACTTAATGCAGAATCCAAACTCTGGGATGTATTGGTTGATCCTGCCCGAAAAATCAGAATCGGCAACAAACTCTATTTCGGCGAAAACGATGAACTCGTTGCTGAAGTTATTGACAACACAACTTCACGTGGGCGAACCCTGAGGTTTCTGACCGATATGGAACACGATAAATTCAAGGATTTACTGAAAAACATGGGTGAACCACCCCTGCCAAAACTCATCAACCGTCCGGTTATCGAAGATGATAAAGACCGCTATCAAACAATTTATGCAAAACATGAAGGGGCTGTTGCTGCACCAACTGCAGGCCTCCACTTTTCGCGTGAGCTGATGAAACGTCTCGAAATCAAAGGCGTCGATTTTGCAGAAATTACGCTGCATGCAGGGCTGGGGAATTTCAGAGCCATTGAGGTCGAAGACTTGTCAAAACACAAAATGGATTCTGAAGAATTTGCCATAGACGAAAGAACGGCAAATAAAGTGAATGAAATTAAAGAAAGCAAAGGCAAAATATGCGCTGTTGGAACAACTTCCATGCGCGCAATCGAATCAAGTGTTACTATAAACGGACACCTGAAACCTTTCAAGGGCTGGACCAATAAATTCATTTTTCCGCCCTATGATTTCAGCGTTGCTGATGCAATGATTACCAACTTCCATTTGCCTATGTCATCGCTGATGATGATGGTGGCTGCATTTGCCGGTTATCCATTTCTGATTGAAGCCTACAAAGTTGCTGTAAAGGAAAAATACCAATTCTTCACCTACGGTGATGCGATGCTGATCATTTAATGGCTAAACCATTTCATATCATTGTGGTGGCTGGTGGCAGCGGAAAGCGCATGAATTCTGCTATGCCTAAACAATTTTTGAAAATCAACGGGATACCTGTAATTGCTGTTACATTCAACAGAATGAATGCAGTCATTCCGGGATGCCGTTTTACAGTTGTAATTGCTGAACGCGATCTGAAATACTGGAACGATTGCAGCAATTACATCTCTTTTCATAGTAGCATAAACATTGCGTTTGGAGGACCTGAGCGATTTCACTCGGTCCGGAGCGGCCTGGCATTTGTCAGGAACGATGAAGTGGTTGCTATCCACGATGCCGTCAGACCCCTCTTTACTGGCGATGTCATCCGGCAAGGGTTTATGGTGGCCGAAAAATCCGGATCAGCCATTCCAGTTATTCCACTGAGTGAATCAATCCGGGAAATAAATGGGGGCCTTTCCAAATCGGCCGACCGCAGCCGTTTTCGTCTTTGTCAGACTCCTCAGTTCTTTCAGGCAACGCTGTTGCTCGATGCCTACCGGCAATCCTACACCCAGTCATTCACCGACGACGCTTCGGTAGTTGAATCCAGCGGTTATCCCATAAGAATTATTGAAGGTAATCCGGAGAATATAAAAATTACTACGCCTGCTGACTTGAAATTTGCAGAGGCGATTTTGCCAGGTCTTACCTGATTTCTCTTCCCTTCCAGACTTTGTTTTTATGCAGCAACATTGTGATGCCGATTGTAAGTAAAAAAAACGGATACAAAAGGGGTAAGATAAAAAACGGAATAATTTTCACCGGTGCTTTCCAGCTGAATGCCGCTGAAAACAACACAAGCGCATCACCCATAATTTTCAAAGCTATACCTGGCACGATGAAAAACCGAAGGTCTGGAAAAATAAAAAATAAAACAAGCGCTGCTACCAAAGCGGCATTTGATAATGCAACCAGGGAGCCAATCAGAAACGGGAGTAACCCCGAATAACCGCGCGATTTTCCGGCCCAGCGAACACGCTGCAACACCCATGATTTAATGCTGTTGCAGGGCTTTGTAATCACTGCTGCGCCGGCATTGTTGCAGAAACCTGTTGCTTTTGTTCCGAATTTTTTTTGAATATGCTGCAGAAAAAAAACATCATCTCCACACTTAAACCCGGCACCCACAGCCGATTTATAGAAATCTGAAAAATCGTTTTTCCAAAATATCATATTGGCGCCCGATGCCTGAAACATCAAACCCTGTTCGGCTGCACCAGCTCCAACACCAACAAGGAAGAGGGATTCAGCATATTCTGCTGCATTTCTGAATCCGGAAGATTGTGTGATTACCGGACCTGAAATAAGTTTTTTCTTGTCACTGAATTTTGAATACAAGCTTGCAGCCCAGTCACAGTCAACAATACAATCAGCATCTGTTGTAAGAATGACATCAGTATCTGCGGCCGCGATTCCTTTCATAATGGCTGCCCGCTTTCCGGTTTCATCACGACCGTTTGAAAGACCAACTACGAGCGGGTTTTCGCGAGCTAATGACTGAATTATATTTAGTGTCTCATCTTCAGAATGATCATCGACTACTATAATAGCTGCCGGTGTTATACTTTGCCGGAGTACGGACTGAATGCAGGCTCTGATGGATTCAGCTTCGTTGCGTGCAGCAATAATAACCGTGTACTTGAACCCTTTTTTTTCAACCAATTCATTTGATCCTGCCATGATCCCAATAGCGAAAACCGCTTCAATAAAAGAGAATAGCGCAATTACCCCAATAATTATCAATACAGCTGTCATACTTCTTTCTTTCTTAGAACTGATAATTTATTGAAAAAATATAAACCGGGAAGTGCGGGTACAATGAGATTTATAAACCAAATCAGAAAAGATGCAAGAATAATTTTTGCTTCCAGCGCATAAGGAACAACCTGACCTGAAATTCCAAACCAGGAAAGAAAAAGAATTATCATCACTGAGCTCCGGGCTGGAAAATCTGTCAGAATAAATGTTGGAACAGCCGACAAAATAAAATACATCAATGCAATCAGAAAAAAAGAATCTACCAGGGGAACATTTACTTCGAACAATGTCAAAAGCAATAGATTTTGAATGGCAAAGACCATATATCGGACAGAGCTGATTGCCAAAATCAAAACTTTCGTACTTGAGCCAGCAGTCTTCAAAACGGAAACAATATCATGCAGCTTTTTCCACCTTTTAAAGAATACAGCAACTGTTTGTATGTTGAAAAATACAAACAGCAATAATAAAATGCCCGTCACAGATATGGCTGAAGGCAGCAATGCGAGGTTAATTCCGAAATAAGCATTCAGCTGAGGCCCAAAATAAATGATGGCCGTAAATCCGAAAATCAAAGTCATCATCAGTTGGGCCAGAGAAGTAAAAACAGCCAGGACTGAACCCTTCCAGAATTGTGAAACAGGCAGTGAGAGCGATTTTCCGGCAAACTCGCCCACCCTGTTTGGTAAAAATAATCCGGCTGTTATTCCGGCCAGAATTCCACTGTATGCCTTTGCCAGTGTAATCTTGCTGAGCGAGCCTGAAACGATTTTCCATTTTAATGCCTCGCAAAGGAGATTTACGGGCATCAGAAAAATGACAAGTAAAAACAAGGTGATGGAACGTGCGGATTCGAATAATAAAGAGGCAGAATACGCTAAATCCAATTTTGTAAGCCGGTCTTTCAC is from Bacteroidetes bacterium GWF2_43_63 and encodes:
- a CDS encoding tRNA preQ1(34) S-adenosylmethionine ribosyltransferase-isomerase QueA, which produces MKLSDFKFDLPQELIANFPSKNRDESRLMVLDRKTGTIQHKKFNDILKYFGDGDLMIINNTKVFPARLYGRKEKTGAVIEVFLLRELNAESKLWDVLVDPARKIRIGNKLYFGENDELVAEVIDNTTSRGRTLRFLTDMEHDKFKDLLKNMGEPPLPKLINRPVIEDDKDRYQTIYAKHEGAVAAPTAGLHFSRELMKRLEIKGVDFAEITLHAGLGNFRAIEVEDLSKHKMDSEEFAIDERTANKVNEIKESKGKICAVGTTSMRAIESSVTINGHLKPFKGWTNKFIFPPYDFSVADAMITNFHLPMSSLMMMVAAFAGYPFLIEAYKVAVKEKYQFFTYGDAMLII
- a CDS encoding 2-C-methyl-D-erythritol 4-phosphate cytidylyltransferase, giving the protein MAKPFHIIVVAGGSGKRMNSAMPKQFLKINGIPVIAVTFNRMNAVIPGCRFTVVIAERDLKYWNDCSNYISFHSSINIAFGGPERFHSVRSGLAFVRNDEVVAIHDAVRPLFTGDVIRQGFMVAEKSGSAIPVIPLSESIREINGGLSKSADRSRFRLCQTPQFFQATLLLDAYRQSYTQSFTDDASVVESSGYPIRIIEGNPENIKITTPADLKFAEAILPGLT